The Ahaetulla prasina isolate Xishuangbanna chromosome 11, ASM2864084v1, whole genome shotgun sequence genome contains a region encoding:
- the RNF128 gene encoding E3 ubiquitin-protein ligase RNF128 isoform X1 yields the protein MRRSGSSRAAWLSPLLAGLLLLALGPGGGPSPARAQSVWTAWLNVSWRLPGSNQSAWSAGESGLFGQDSPVRPAAGLVVAPDAREGLNACSPRSNFSAAPLDRPWVALVQRGGGCMFSVKINAAARLRAQAVAVFNYDGAAGPEVQTMTHPGTGNTVAIMISYAKGREILQKIEKGYQVTMAIEVGKKHGSWMNNYSIFFVSVSFFIVTAATVGYFIFYSARRLRVARAQNRRQRRLKADARKAIGQLQLRTLKQGDEETGPDADSCAVCIEAYKPNDVVRILTCNHLFHKGCIDPWLLEHRTCPMCKCDILKALGIEVDIEERGEATQAPTVSSEASNVPAVNEEDNHSETASSGYASVQGTDEPAPEERVTPESDHLRLVNASQTPDVDTLPHLDNPAFEGDEAPGQPVKS from the exons ATGCGGCGATCGGGGTCGTCTCGGGCGGCGTGGTTGTCCCCGCTGCTGGccgggctgctgctgctggcgcTAGGCCCCGGCGGGGGCCCGTCTCCGGCGCGGGCTCAGTCGGTGTGGACGGCGTGGCTGAACGTGTCGTGGCGCCTGCCGGGCAGCAACCAGTCGGCGTGGAGCGCGGGCGAGAGCGGCCTCTTCGGGCAGGACTCGCCGGTCAGGCCGGCCGCCGGGCTGGTGGTGGCCCCGGACGCCCGCGAGGGGCTGAACGCCTGCAGCCCCCGCAGCAACTTCTCGGCGGCGCCCCTCGACCGGCCCTGGGTGGCCCTGGTGCAGCGCGGAGGGGGCTGCATGTTCAGCGTCAAGATCAACGCCGCCGCCCGGCTCCGAGCCCAGGCCGTGGCCGTCTTCAACTACGACGGCGCCGCCGGGCCCGAGGTGCAGACCATGACCCACCCGG GTACGGGAAACACCGTGGCCATCATGATCAGCTACGCCAAAGGCAGAGAAATCCTTCAGAAGATTGAGAAGGGCTACCAGGTCACCATGGCTATCGAAGTAGGCAAAAAACACGGGTCGTGGATGAATAATTACTCCATTTTCTTCGTCTCGGTGTCCTTCTTCATCGTCACGGCCGCCACGGTGGGATACTTCATATTTTATTCCGCTAGAAGGCTTCGGGTTGCAAGGGCCCAGAACAGGAGACAG agACGGCTGAAAGCAGACGCCAGAAAAGCAATTGGACAGCTGCAGCTACGCACGTTAAAACAGGGAGACGAG gaaACCGGTCCTGATGCAGACAGCTGTGCAGTGTGCATTGAAGCGTACAAACCAAATGATGTCGTCCGAATTTTAACCTGCAa CCATCTGTTTCACAAGGGCTGTATTGATCCCTGGCTGCTGGAGCACAGGACCTGCCCCATGTGTAAATGTGACATACTCAAGGCTTTGGGAATTGAG GTGGACatagaagagcgaggagaagctACTCAAGCCCCCACGGTCTCCAGTGAAGCCTCGAACGTCCCTGCGGTTAACGAAGAAGATAATCATAGCGAGACCGCCTCATCAGGGTACGCTTCCGTGCAGGGAACCGACGAACCGGCTCCGGAGGAGCGTGTTACTCCAGAGA GTGACCATCTCCGTCTTGTGAACGCTTCGCAGACCCCGGATGTGGACACGCTGCCCCATCTTGACAATCCCGCTTTCGAAGGGGACGAAGCCCCCGGACAGCCAGTGAAATCCTAG